Genomic DNA from Triticum dicoccoides isolate Atlit2015 ecotype Zavitan chromosome 4B, WEW_v2.0, whole genome shotgun sequence:
TAAGCCGACATGACAGAAAATGTGCCCGAACGAGTGTAGTTCCAGGATACAAAATTCTCTGTCAACTGAACATTGAGTGGTATACCGAGAATTCTCCACACATCAACTGAAGATAATACGTCGCAGATCAAAGCTTCATCCCATTGCCCCGTATGCGGGTCGATCAACTCTTCAACTTCTGTGAGCATTATCCTGCCCCTTGGAGTGATTACTCGTTGTGAAGGACTACATGGGATCCATGGATCTTGCCATATGTTTACTTTGGAGCCAGTTCCAACACGCCAAATGCATCCTCTCTTAAAAGTTTGAATGCCTAAAACAATACTCTGCCAAGTATATGATGAACCCTTCTTAGGTCCAGCTTTCAGTATATCTCCATCTGGGTAATATTTTGCACTTAAGACTTGTGCACACAAAGAATCTGGGTTCTGAATTAGTCGCCAACACTACTTTGCTAACATAGCAAGATTAAAACTGTGTAGGTCCCTAACTCCCAATCCCCCTTTCTTCTTTGGGATGCACAACTTCCACCACGCAAACCAGTGCATTTTTCTTTTATCTTCATTATCACCCCACCAAAACCCAGATATCTCATCAGTGATGGCCTTACAAATCCCTTTAGGCAATTTGAACACATACAAAGCATGTGAAGGAATTGCTTGCGCCATAAATTTTACTAAGATCTCTTTACCCTGCATAAATAATGTTTTTTCTTTCCAGCCCTTCAACCTTTGACAAACTCTGTCAATCAAATGTTGAAAAGAATCACTCATGTCCACCCCTACCATTGTGGGAAGACCCCAATAAGTATCTAACAATGCCTCAGTAATAATGTCAAGTTCTGTGCAAATGTTCTCTCTCACACCAACCTCAGTATTTTGGGCTGAAAAATATGCTAGATTTTGCAGTACTTACCACTTGCCCCAAGCTGCTACAATAAAGACCCAACACCTTCTTGAGATTGCTTGCATTATGAACATCTGCTTTCATCAACACCAACGAGCCATCCGCAAATAAAAGGTGTGATATAGCGGGTGCACTCCTACACACCTTAACACCCTCCAATCCTCCAGTTTCCTCCTCGTGAGCTAATAAGCTTGATAGACCTTTAGAGCATATTAAGAACAAATATGGGGATAGCGGATCCCCCCGTCTCAGGACTTTACTGGGCACAAATCCGTATGTCTTCGTATTATTAAAACGCACTCTATATGTGACAGGAAACACACTCCATAATCAACTGCACCCAATCATGATGAAAACCCATCTTCAACATTATCTTCTCCAGAAAGCCCCATTCCGCACGACTTGTTCATATCAAGTTTAACGCCACAATGCCCTGTTGATCCATGGGTCCTTTTCTTCAATGCATGAAAACACTCATAAGCCACCAACACGTTATCTGTAGTTACTTCGTCTCATAGAGTTGAGTGTGTGTGAGTTTATATGAGTGTATGTGTTTGTATTGTTTTTAATACACTTGAGTTGAAACCaacttttctttcttccttttttcgCGAACACAACCAACTTTTTTTATGTGTGTACGTAAGATTGGTCTAGCTAGCAGCACACGCGGTCCCGGTCGCTGTGGATATCTTGTGAGACTGACAAGGGCTCAGTTTACTGGTAGACAGTACTATACATGTGGTGAGCGTGTCACATGACCTGCGAAAGTTGTTTCTCATGGAggtcaagcagcagcagcagcagcagcagcagcagaggcaaGGCATCAGGGCAAAGGAGCGCCTGTTTCGAGGTGAAAAGAGGACAGATTCACCGCAGTCAACAGTGGACGTGTGCCTGTGCCTGCCCATTTCCTTGGCCGCTTTCTCCGGGGTTTTGGACTCGTGGGCTcttgctccctccctccctctctctgcgATCTCCACCGTCCACACTCTCTGCTCGCTCGTGTCTGGTGCGTGGACACATAGGACGACTTCTATCAATTGCCTCGGCAGAGAGCAGCGTAGCGTGGTCTTCACATTCACAGGTAATAGGTCAAACAAGAGCCATGCATGTTACTGTGCCTGCATGCTAAACTGGCTGCGCTGTTTTTTTACCTCCCCTGCCGTATCAGCTCATCATCACCCTTCAGGCAAAACCTGCATATAATACGTACCCGCATCGTCCTTTTCATCGGGAGCAAAAGTCTTGAGCTGACTGTCCTGTTTGTTCAATTAATCCAAGCTTTATTTGCTTAAGGTGACGGAAGATTCAGGTAGCTCATCACCCTCTGCTCTCAACATCTGATGTAAAAAGGCGAGTAATCAGCAATGTGGGCATAGATAAATAAAGAGCTTCCAGATCTGGATAGAGTAGAATAGACTTGTGTGGAGCCCGCCCTGAGCCCTCACCTCACCTCTATCTAATAGAGTTGTGTGGAGTAGTAATAAAAACCTTGCATAGAAAAGGAGTGAAGTTGGTAAGTTTTTGGTCAGGCATaaatatacatcaacaccataaacaAAGCATCGGAATAGCCGGACAGAGCAGAGGATCGATCGGAATAGGCGTACGATTCTCATATAGGAGCAGTGGAGGTACCCTCTAGGCTCTAGCACTTACCCGCACCTCCCTCAAGTTCATCCGTCGCCCTCATGCTCCACGCACACAGCCACCGAGAGAAGCAGCGGCGGCTTCGGGACAAGAGAAGGAAGACATTCAGAAGGCAGCCCAGTCCAGTGGTTTCGTTGGTTAGGTGATCAGCTCCTCGGCAACAACTCCGAGAAATCCCGCACCTTGTGGACGATTTTTGTGTAAGGTGAGATTCCTCTCCCTCTCCATTATAGGAGAGCGTCTCTCATTACCCGCCTCTCTTTCCTGTGGGTTTCTTTTCTGGCCTGTGTGTAATGTGGCTGCAGATTTCAGGTTTTAGCTTGGCTGGGTTCACCTGTGGGATCAGGCCGGAGGAGAGGAGCCATTCTTGAGCTCAGCTGCGCGGACCTGCTGGCTGCTGCAGTGGAGTGGCTCAGCAATGAATCGCATCTGCTCCAAGAGGTTCGCACCATGTGGTTTCTTTTGCAGCATGCTGTTTGGATTCTGGACTGGTCTCATGATATGATTCTGCATTTCTTAGGTAGAAGAAGCGCTTGTTGGCGATTCCGCGTCGGCGGTGGTTTTATTCTGCAAGAGCTAATGCTCAGGATGGAGAGCGTAGATTCGCCCTCTCCGAGGTGCCAGGCTCAGCATCAACAGGTAAATTGCCAGTTGCAGAGGTAAAATGGCGCCATTGTTTTTTCTCTTAATGTGCATAAGCAGAGTCAGTTTTCCTGTCAAATTGTTGCAGCAGGCAATCCAGGGATATTTTTCGCTATGTATCATTTTTCCTTGCTGTAGAAAATTCCCATCTCTGAACCAGTTTGTTTTGTCGAGGATCAAAACCGCATTGGTTACTGTTTTTGCTACATGCCTTTTCTATGCAAATATCtcatattttctgtttttttctgtCCTTTTTGCAAGAATGCCGGCGAACCGAAGGATTATTACAGCACCAGTAAAACGCAGCCGCACAGCACTGAGATTCCATGCTCTTTGGTACAAGAGGTAAATGATTGAAATCAACAACAAAAAAAAAAAATCTCATTTTGGCTTACTACTAACATTTGAATGGTATATGGCCCATGTCAGACCTCTTATTAATTGCTTTCGACTTACTTGATTGTTTCTTAGTTGCTCGTGATTATGCCTTGTCCTTTTTGTCTTGAATGCCATATCCATGGACTAATTTGGCCAATTATACGAATTTCTGCAGGAAAATGCCAATTATCTGAATTTTGAGATTCAGTTCATGTTCATCACTTGTCCATCTTTGGTACAATATTACATGAAAAAGCTACTCAGTTGCCCTGTGTAAAAAACTAAAAAATGAATTCCAAATTTGAGAAATTTAAGGGGTAGGGTAGACATTGTTGCCCACAAGCTCGTCATACCAGTACAGTATAGGACCAGAGAATCAGTTCGACTGTATGTTTGTTGACATATATGGTCGTACTTCAATTCGGTTCTGATACTCATGATGGTGTTACTTCTGCAGGTCCAACACCTGGAGAAGCGACTAAACGATCAGTTTGCCATGCGGCGTGCTCTAGAGAAAGCATTAGGTCACAAGCCTTGTGCTATCCATTTATCAAAAGACTGTTACCTTCCAAAGGTATTTTTTTCCCCTGATGTAGCGATGTCGGAAGAATCAGAAAATTCAGAGTTAAAACACATCGTATTCATGAATGTTGTATGCACATCTTTTTTGGAGGGCTGTATGTTTGAATTCTTGATTCAAAGCAACTATCTATGTTTCATGTCATGTCAGCCTACTGAGAAGCTCATAAAGGAGATTGCGGTACTGGAGCTAGAAGTCATATGCTTGGAGCAGCATCTCCTGACACTCTACCGGCAGGCCTTTGACCAACAATTATGCAGCACGGTTTCTGCTTGTGACATGGAGAGAAGAAACAGGCAATCGACAAGGTCGTTTTCAGGCACACGCTCTGAAACTTCGGCGTACGATTTCTCAACCCCAAAGAAGCACCGATTGGTGCAGTCCAGCCGCATGGTTCAGGCACGCAGGTCGACAACGGCAGCGCTTAATACTGAACCTGACATTTCACAGCACAATGACAGCAAGACTGCTATCGGGCGCAGCCATTCCTCGCTCCTGCCGCGTTCCATCTGCTCGGCTAGAGTATCCCCTTCAGCGAACAATCTCGCTAGAGCTCTTAAACCATGTCATACTTCGCCTCTAACGTTCGTCGAGGTACATAACAATGTCCGAGTACTCTCGTAGTTTGTAACCTGTTTACCAGTGATCCTGGTTGCTGTAGGCCTGTTGCAATGTTGGTACTAACATCACTTTCATGAGCAGGAGGGCAAGTGCATGGATTCCAGCATTGTAAGCTTAGCAGATATCCTGGGTACCAGGATTGCAGATCATGTTCCTCAAACTCCTAACAAGATATCCGAGGACATGATCAAATGCATTGCTGGCATATACATCAGGCTCAGAGATGTCAGCGTTGTGCAACGCGCCTTCTTCCCCTCACCGTGCTCGTCCTTTTCATCGGCGAGTGGGATCTCTTCCAAATTTACTGGTGATATATGGAGCCCCAGATGCAGGAAAGAAAGCTTTATCGAGGCATGGCAGGACAGTTCATTCAGTTCGGGTGATTTGGGCCAGCAATGTGATTCTGTAATTGAGGTATCTGCTCTCTGCAAGGGGGCCCAGAGGTCTGCCGATGTGAAAGACATGTTGTGTAAATACAAGTGAGTGTTTTTTTCATGCCATATCGATGTGCTCCAGTCCATACGTTGAGCAAATGATCCACATAGCTATTTGTGTTTGACAGATTGTCATGTTGTCACTCTGCAGATCACTTGTTCAGCTGCTAGAGACAGTTGATCTCGGTGGAATGAAGAACGAAGAAAAGCTCGCCTTCTGGATCAATGTGCACAATGCCATGATGATGCATGTAATGCAACTATAGTTCCTTAGCCTGTACTCATATATCTGACCATATTCTTAATCCTAACATGGTTATTTTTTCAGGCTCATATTGAATATGGGATCCCGCAGAGTAACAGCAAGAGAATGCTGCTTACTAAGGTCGTATCGACATCGAATGGGAACCTGTTTAGATAAAACATCACCTACTCTTCCCCTCTCAAAATTGTAACCTGGCAAACATTTTTGCACCACAGGTATCCTACATCATCAGTGGCCAGAGGGTAAACGCGGAGTTGATAGAGTACCAGATCTTGTGCTGCCGAGTGCACTCTTCCGGACAGGTCCAGAATTCGACCCCCTCTTCTCAATTTCTGAACTCCATTTTCATTTGCTAGTTGGCATTGCAAATAATGGTTCTCATCAGATGCTCTGCTTCCCTTTCAAATTCTGCAGTGGTTCAGGCTGCTCCTGTACCCGAGATGGAAGCCCAGGG
This window encodes:
- the LOC119291130 gene encoding uncharacterized protein LOC119291130, with the protein product MLRMESVDSPSPRCQAQHQQNAGEPKDYYSTSKTQPHSTEIPCSLVQEVQHLEKRLNDQFAMRRALEKALGHKPCAIHLSKDCYLPKPTEKLIKEIAVLELEVICLEQHLLTLYRQAFDQQLCSTVSACDMERRNRQSTRSFSGTRSETSAYDFSTPKKHRLVQSSRMVQARRSTTAALNTEPDISQHNDSKTAIGRSHSSLLPRSICSARVSPSANNLARALKPCHTSPLTFVEEGKCMDSSIVSLADILGTRIADHVPQTPNKISEDMIKCIAGIYIRLRDVSVVQRAFFPSPCSSFSSASGISSKFTGDIWSPRCRKESFIEAWQDSSFSSGDLGQQCDSVIEVSALCKGAQRSADVKDMLCKYKSLVQLLETVDLGGMKNEEKLAFWINVHNAMMMHAHIEYGIPQSNSKRMLLTKVSYIISGQRVNAELIEYQILCCRVHSSGQWFRLLLYPRWKPRDKDELQGFAVDRPEPLVHFALSSGSHSDPVVRLYSPKRLFQQLEAAKEEFIRGNVGVRGSGRGRVILPKVLESYARDAGLAAQELLRVVESCLPEGLRAAVRQQGRARVEWRPHNMAFRYALARELVAVGSPAGVQARQAVTPSAA